A genomic window from Candidatus Neomarinimicrobiota bacterium includes:
- a CDS encoding T9SS type A sorting domain-containing protein: FSLPEPAQITLNIYDITGRLVEQLINQNTAAGYHTVSWNASRHSSGIYFARMQAGDFMQTKKMVLMK, encoded by the coding sequence ATTTTCCCTGCCGGAACCTGCACAGATCACCCTGAATATTTACGACATCACCGGCCGTTTGGTGGAACAACTCATAAATCAAAACACAGCCGCCGGATATCATACTGTCTCCTGGAATGCGTCGCGACACAGTTCGGGAATTTATTTTGCCCGGATGCAGGCGGGGGATTTTATGCAGACAAAGAAGATGGTGTTGATGAAATAG